A part of Candidatus Deferrimicrobium borealis genomic DNA contains:
- a CDS encoding LptF/LptG family permease, producing the protein MRITRKYLLGEMTGPFLVGVGSFTVIVLLQRFSRLADLVIAKGVPTPLVGRLLLSLIPPFFEITLPASLLLAALLGLGRLAADSETTALSAAGVGMRGIALPVLVASAITCAAVLLTGWHGVPWGYRETQRTLAQIVSERAGAGASGHVFREITPEVLVYPDRVSPDGQQMSGVFLSFRPAGTDPLLVFAREGHFVPATGDGVVGLELSDGTIHGEPTEKPVYRIASFGRMTFRVPLEASSISGGSEPKGMTLPELSRKIDATGGRGANATYRYHFHRRLSLAVCCLSFGLLAIPLGFSLRSRGKSSAVGITVALFLVTYLFIAAAKTVERYSAPGMIALLWAPNALGLSLAAWILWRSEHHVTLFPRIFGGVRLRK; encoded by the coding sequence ATGAGAATCACACGGAAATATCTGCTCGGCGAAATGACCGGCCCGTTCCTGGTCGGGGTGGGAAGCTTCACCGTCATCGTCCTTCTCCAGCGATTCTCGCGGCTCGCGGACCTGGTGATCGCGAAGGGGGTGCCGACGCCCCTTGTCGGGCGCCTCCTCCTCTCCCTCATCCCCCCGTTCTTCGAGATCACCCTTCCCGCCTCCCTGCTCCTCGCGGCCCTGCTCGGCCTGGGGCGGCTCGCCGCGGACTCGGAGACGACGGCGCTCTCCGCCGCCGGGGTGGGGATGCGAGGAATCGCCCTCCCCGTGCTGGTCGCCAGCGCCATCACTTGCGCCGCGGTGCTGCTCACCGGATGGCACGGGGTCCCCTGGGGGTACCGCGAGACGCAGCGAACCCTTGCCCAGATCGTCTCCGAGCGCGCCGGCGCCGGCGCCTCCGGGCACGTCTTCCGGGAGATCACGCCCGAGGTCCTGGTGTATCCCGACCGGGTCTCCCCGGACGGGCAGCAGATGTCCGGGGTCTTTCTCTCCTTCCGTCCGGCGGGAACCGATCCGCTTCTCGTGTTCGCGCGCGAGGGACACTTCGTACCCGCCACCGGCGACGGGGTGGTCGGCCTGGAGTTGTCCGACGGAACCATCCACGGCGAACCGACGGAAAAGCCGGTGTACCGCATCGCCTCTTTCGGCCGGATGACGTTCCGGGTCCCCCTCGAAGCATCCTCCATTTCCGGAGGGAGCGAACCGAAAGGGATGACCCTCCCCGAACTGTCACGGAAGATCGACGCGACCGGGGGCAGAGGGGCGAACGCCACCTATCGGTACCATTTTCACCGCCGGCTCTCCCTCGCCGTATGCTGCCTTTCCTTCGGTCTGCTCGCGATTCCTCTCGGGTTCTCCCTGCGATCCCGTGGAAAATCGTCCGCCGTCGGGATCACCGTCGCTCTGTTCCTGGTCACCTACCTGTTCATCGCCGCTGCGAAAACGGTGGAGAGATACTCCGCCCCCGGGATGATCGCCCTCCTCTGGGCGCCAAACGCCCTCGGGCTCTCCCTCGCCGCGTGGATCCTCTGGCGGTCGGAGCACCATGTGACGCTCTTCCCCCGCATCTTCGGCGGGGTTCGTCTCCGCAAATGA
- a CDS encoding bifunctional riboflavin kinase/FAD synthetase, which yields MDVIEGSGNFSPPGETSLTIGNFDGVHLGHRELLRRTVAHARDLRLQAVALTFTPHPVRFFTPRARFYEITSLGEKASRMEKLGIDLLVVESFTGAIGGMGPEEFARTVVHERLRARFVTVGYDFTFGRNRTGSPGMLRRIGRELGFEVDVVPPLLRGGAIVSSSRIRELLLSGRVREAEELLCRPYAVSGKVIPGAARGRKLGFPTANVEFVQELLPLPGVYVIDAAVGGVVRRGVANVGFNPTFGENSLGVEAHLLDFTGDLYGQDMTVRFRDRIRDERKFKSVEELVRQIEKDVGYARTAQLPTNPEADDAALGGRMVDCDR from the coding sequence ATGGACGTCATCGAGGGATCCGGGAACTTCTCCCCGCCCGGGGAGACTTCCCTGACGATCGGGAATTTCGACGGGGTGCACCTTGGCCATCGGGAGCTTCTGCGGCGGACCGTGGCGCATGCCCGGGATTTGCGTCTCCAGGCCGTCGCGCTCACCTTCACGCCGCACCCGGTCCGCTTCTTCACCCCCAGGGCGCGGTTCTACGAGATCACCTCATTGGGGGAAAAGGCGTCCAGGATGGAGAAGCTCGGGATCGATCTCCTGGTCGTCGAATCGTTCACCGGGGCGATCGGGGGGATGGGGCCGGAGGAGTTCGCCCGGACGGTCGTCCATGAGCGGCTGCGCGCCCGTTTCGTCACGGTGGGGTACGACTTCACCTTCGGAAGGAACCGGACGGGGTCTCCCGGGATGCTCCGCCGGATCGGGCGCGAGCTGGGATTCGAGGTGGATGTCGTCCCGCCGCTCCTTCGCGGGGGCGCGATCGTGAGCTCCAGCCGTATCCGGGAACTCCTGCTATCGGGACGGGTGCGGGAGGCCGAGGAACTCCTCTGCCGCCCGTATGCGGTGTCCGGCAAGGTGATCCCCGGCGCCGCCCGGGGACGAAAGCTCGGGTTTCCGACGGCAAACGTCGAGTTTGTCCAGGAACTCCTCCCGCTGCCGGGAGTGTACGTCATCGACGCCGCCGTAGGGGGTGTCGTGCGGAGAGGGGTGGCCAACGTAGGGTTCAACCCGACCTTCGGTGAGAACTCCCTCGGGGTGGAGGCGCACCTGCTCGACTTCACGGGCGATCTCTACGGGCAGGATATGACGGTGCGCTTCCGGGACCGGATCCGTGACGAGCGGAAGTTCAAGAGCGTGGAGGAACTGGTGCGCCAGATCGAGAAGGATGTCGGGTATGCGCGAACCGCGCAGCTGCCGACGAATCCGGAAGCGGACGACGCGGCCCTCGGCGGACGCATGGTGGACTGCGACCGATGA
- a CDS encoding trypsin-like peptidase domain-containing protein: MRASILSVLLLLPVFPACTGGGPGSAPVPSSVASVQQALVAAVERSIPSVVNIRTVTRFARGTPGSGRRPDGLPPEYLVDLLEENGGFRENSLGSGVIIGEDGLIVTNEHVIRDADEIVVRLSDRSEHRAKVVGADVRTDVAVLRIQPPGKLPVATLGDSSRLKVGEFAIAVGNPFGLESTVTLGVVSATGRSAEPDLEGGDDFIQTDASINPGNSGGPLLNARGEVVGINTAMVTAGQGLGFAIPINTVRSVEQDLVAHGAVRRGWLGLGIQALPPELADAFGVKGEKGILVNRVVPGSPAARGGVRVGDILVAFGKTRVSGVKEFQRLVAGTAPGSPVTLEVLREGKRVAATVTVEEAEKQAEGRRPPPRESVDSLGMAVRSVPKQLLREMELRGGVEVTFVETSSPAWDGGVREGDVLLSINRETVRGLDEYRKAVSRLPRGRPAFALVYREGVQLYVALKSSGEAVR, translated from the coding sequence ATGAGGGCGTCGATCCTCTCCGTACTCCTCCTCCTCCCGGTCTTCCCCGCGTGCACCGGCGGAGGGCCGGGGAGCGCTCCGGTGCCGTCCAGCGTCGCATCGGTCCAGCAGGCGCTTGTCGCCGCCGTTGAGCGCTCCATCCCATCGGTGGTCAATATCCGCACGGTCACCCGCTTCGCGCGCGGAACGCCGGGGTCGGGGCGGCGGCCGGACGGCCTGCCGCCGGAGTATCTCGTGGACCTGCTCGAGGAGAACGGCGGATTTCGCGAGAACTCCCTCGGGTCGGGGGTCATCATCGGTGAAGACGGGCTGATCGTCACCAACGAGCACGTCATCCGCGACGCGGACGAGATCGTGGTCCGTCTTTCGGATCGGAGCGAGCATCGGGCGAAGGTGGTCGGCGCGGACGTCCGGACGGACGTGGCCGTGCTTCGGATCCAGCCGCCCGGGAAACTCCCGGTGGCGACGCTGGGCGACTCCTCCCGCCTGAAGGTCGGGGAGTTCGCAATCGCGGTTGGGAACCCGTTCGGACTCGAGAGCACGGTGACCCTCGGCGTGGTGAGCGCGACCGGGCGCAGCGCGGAGCCGGACCTCGAGGGGGGGGACGATTTCATCCAGACCGACGCGTCGATCAATCCGGGAAACTCGGGGGGACCTCTCCTCAACGCGCGGGGGGAAGTGGTCGGGATCAACACGGCGATGGTGACCGCGGGCCAGGGGCTCGGCTTCGCCATCCCGATCAACACGGTCCGGTCGGTGGAGCAGGACCTGGTCGCGCACGGGGCGGTTCGGCGGGGGTGGCTCGGCCTGGGGATCCAGGCCCTTCCCCCGGAGCTCGCGGACGCGTTCGGAGTGAAGGGCGAAAAGGGGATCCTGGTGAACCGCGTCGTTCCGGGAAGCCCCGCCGCGCGGGGCGGGGTGCGGGTGGGGGACATCCTCGTCGCGTTCGGAAAAACCCGCGTATCGGGGGTGAAGGAGTTCCAGCGGCTGGTCGCCGGGACGGCGCCCGGTTCCCCGGTCACGCTCGAGGTGCTCCGCGAGGGGAAACGGGTGGCGGCGACGGTTACGGTCGAAGAGGCGGAGAAGCAGGCCGAGGGGAGGCGCCCGCCCCCCCGTGAGTCGGTGGATTCTCTCGGGATGGCCGTGCGGTCCGTACCGAAGCAACTGCTGCGGGAGATGGAGCTTCGCGGAGGCGTCGAAGTGACGTTCGTCGAGACCTCCAGCCCGGCGTGGGACGGTGGTGTCCGGGAAGGAGACGTCCTTCTCTCCATCAACCGGGAAACGGTTCGCGGGCTCGATGAGTACCGGAAGGCCGTGTCGCGACTCCCCCGGGGGCGGCCGGCCTTCGCCCTGGTCTACCGGGAGGGTGTTCAGCTTTATGTGGCGCTGAAAAGCAGTGGGGAGGCCGTCCGATAG
- a CDS encoding RluA family pseudouridine synthase: protein MPNEPRGTHRLTVPADRAGERLDRFLPEAIPGISRARGQRLIEEGNVRLAGEIVRPSTRLKGGEPMTVVVPPPVPLDMVAEDLPLHVLYEDAHLLVVDKPAGMVVHPAPGHSRGTLVNALLGRSDTLSGIGGVSRPGIVHRLDRDTSGVLVVARTDAAHGTLSARFAAHAMDRKYRGIVFGGPPADKGTVSTRIGRHPVHRKKMAVLPAGGREAVTRYRRIETFGPFSLLEFRLETGRTHQVRVHCAHLGCPIVGDDVYGRSRKIPLGKGASAGTVTVSRFLLHAFHLAFPHPVTGELLSFTISDPPEFAAFKAAVSGQGGHS from the coding sequence GTGCCGAACGAACCGCGCGGGACGCACCGGCTGACCGTTCCGGCCGACCGCGCGGGGGAGCGTCTCGACCGGTTCCTTCCGGAGGCGATTCCCGGGATTTCCCGGGCGCGCGGGCAACGGTTGATCGAGGAGGGGAACGTCCGGCTGGCGGGAGAAATCGTGCGTCCGTCGACCCGCCTGAAGGGCGGGGAACCGATGACCGTCGTCGTCCCCCCGCCCGTGCCGCTCGACATGGTGGCGGAGGACCTTCCCCTCCACGTGTTGTACGAAGATGCCCACCTGCTGGTCGTCGACAAGCCTGCCGGCATGGTGGTTCATCCCGCGCCGGGGCACTCCCGCGGAACCCTCGTGAACGCGCTTCTGGGGCGATCCGACACCTTGTCCGGGATCGGGGGCGTTTCCCGCCCGGGGATCGTACACCGGCTTGATCGGGATACCTCGGGGGTTCTCGTGGTCGCGAGGACCGACGCTGCCCACGGGACGCTGTCCGCCCGGTTTGCCGCCCACGCGATGGACCGGAAATACCGCGGGATCGTCTTCGGAGGCCCGCCTGCGGACAAGGGGACCGTGTCGACGCGGATCGGGAGGCATCCTGTCCACCGGAAGAAGATGGCGGTGCTGCCGGCGGGGGGACGGGAGGCGGTCACCCGCTACCGGAGGATCGAAACGTTCGGCCCCTTCTCCCTCCTCGAATTCCGGCTGGAAACGGGACGCACCCACCAGGTGCGGGTGCACTGCGCGCACCTCGGCTGTCCGATCGTCGGGGACGACGTGTACGGAAGATCGCGGAAGATCCCCCTCGGGAAGGGGGCGTCCGCGGGGACGGTGACCGTCTCCCGCTTTCTCCTGCACGCGTTCCACCTGGCGTTTCCCCACCCGGTTACCGGGGAACTTCTCTCCTTCACCATCTCCGACCCGCCGGAGTTCGCCGCGTTCAAGGCAGCGGTCAGCGGCCAGGGGGGACATTCTTGA